A window of the Lactuca sativa cultivar Salinas chromosome 7, Lsat_Salinas_v11, whole genome shotgun sequence genome harbors these coding sequences:
- the LOC111888644 gene encoding tubby-like F-box protein 8 has protein sequence MSFRSIVRDMRDGFGSLSRRSFDVRLSGHHNRGKSQGSINDLNDNGPSLIVQNSRWANLPPELLFDVIKRLEESESTWPSRKHVVACAAVCRSWRSMCKEIVRTPESCGKLTFPVSLKQPGPRDVTIQCFIKRDKSNLTYHLYLCLSPAALLVENGKFLLSAKRTRRTTCTEYVISMDAENISRSSNTYIGKLRSNFLGTKFLIYDTQPPHSGANIPAPGRSSRRFYSKKVSPKMPSGSYNIAHITYELNVLGTRGPRRMHCVMHSIPASSLEPGGSVPGQPDHLLPPRSLEDSFRSMSFSKSLDHSAEFSSSRFSEIMGAAIGTATSSDVPESERSKMPLVLKNKSPRWHEQLQCWCLNFRGRVTIASVKNFQLIAATPAAGPSQPPQPPPPPPPEHDKVILQFGKVGKDMFTMDYRYPLSAFQAFAICLSSFDTKLACE, from the exons atgtctTTTCGTAGCATAGTTCGTGACATGAGGGACGGATTCGGAAGTTTATCAAGGCGTAGTTTTGACGTGAGGCTTTCAGGGCATCACAACAGAGGAAAATCTCAAGGTTCAATTAATGATTTAAATGATAATGGACCTTCCTTAATTGTCCAAAATAGTAGATGGGCGAATCTACCCCCGGAGCTTCTTTTTGATGTAATAAAAAGATTAGAAGAAAGTGAAAGCACATGGCCTTCAAGAAAACATGTTGTTGCTTGTGCTGCTGTTTGTAGATCATGGAGAAGTATGTGTAAGGAAATTGTTAGAACTCCTGAATCTTGTGGGAAGCTCACTTTTCCAGTTTCATTAAAACag CCGGGCCCACGTGATGTTACGATTCAATGTTTCATCAAAAGGGATAAATCCAATTTGACATATCATCTTTATCTGTGTCTAAGTCCAG CTGCTTTACTAGTGGAAAATGGGAAATTCCTGCTTTCTGCAAAAAGAACTCGAAGAACTACTTGTACTGAGTATGTCATCTCCATGGATGCTGAAAACATTTCAAGATCCAgcaacacttatattggaaaacTCAG ATCTAATTTTCTCGGGACAAAGTTTCTAATATACGACACACAACCACCGCATTCCGGCGCGAATATTCCAGCACCAGGGCGATCAAGCCGGAGATTTTACTCGAAAAAAGTCTCTCCAAAAATGCCAAGTGGCAGCTACAACATAGCCCACATCACCTACGAGCTCAACGTCCTCGGGACACGTGGGCCCCGCAGAATGCACTGTGTCATGCACTCAATTCCCGCCTCCTCCCTCGAGCCAGGTGGCTCAGTCCCCGGTCAACCGGACCACCTCCTGCCGCCCCGCTCCTTAGAAGATTCCTTCCGCAGCATGTCCTTCTCAAAATCCCTCGACCACTCTGCCGAATTCAGCAGCTCAAGATTCTCCGAGATCATGGGAGCCGCCATCGGCACCGCCACGTCATCCGATGTTCCTGAGAGTGAAAGGTCCAAAATGCCCTTGGTCTTGAAAAACAAGTCGCCTAGGTGGCACGAACAGTTGCAGTGTTGGTGTTTGAATTTTAGGGGACGGGTGACGATCGCGTCTGTTAAGAATTTTCAGTTGATCGCCGCCACACCGGCCGCCGGTCCCTCTCAGCCGCCGCAACCGCCGCCGCCACCGCCGCCGGAGCATGATAAGGTGATCCTGCAGTTTGGGAAAGTTGGGAAAGATATGTTTACTATGGATTATCGGTACCCTTTATCTGCTTTTCAAGCTTTTGCCATATGTTTAAGCAGCTTTGACACCAAATTAGCTTGTGAATAG